A section of the Chelmon rostratus isolate fCheRos1 chromosome 16, fCheRos1.pri, whole genome shotgun sequence genome encodes:
- the ptpn2b gene encoding tyrosine-protein phosphatase non-receptor type 2: MDQEFEGIDSEGRWQKLYLEIRNQSHECSYKVAKYPENRNRNRYRDVSPFDHSRVKLENTENDYINASLVVMEEAQRSYILTQGPLRNTCGHFWLMIWEQNTKAVIMLNRVIEKGSEKCAQYWPTAEEREMAFRDTRFLVTLLSEDTKSYYTTRVLELQNISTGEKREIYHFHYTTWPDFGVPESPASFLNFLFKVRESGALGVDHGPAVVHCSAGIGRSGTFSLVDTCVVLMDKRKDPSSVDIKSILLDMRKYRMGLIQTPDQLRFSYMAVLEGAKYIKGDPSVQNRWRELSREDQEPTSESPPSAQPQARCPTERCNGNQRGSQLEEGGDYRQDGKVPSQSPCKEQELEGSTTHKRRREDSISKSGTAKTPQSKPRTNDSEKKRKRAKTSDC; encoded by the exons ATGGACCAGGAGTTTGAAGGCATAGATTCAGAGGGCCGGTGGCAAAAACTGTACCTA GAAATCAGGAATCAGTCCCACGAGTGCTCCTACAAAGTGGCAAAGTATCCAGAGAATAGGAACAGGAACAGATACAGAGACGTCAGTCCAT TTGATCACAGTCGAGTGAAGCTGGAGAACACAGAAAATGACTACATCAATGCCAGTCTGGTAGTCATGGAGGAAGCCCAGCGAAGTTACATATTGACTCAG GGCCCCCTCAGGAACACCTGTGGCCACTTTTGGCTCATGATCTGGGAGCAGAACACCAAGGCGGTCATCATGCTCAACAGGGTCATAGAGAAGGGCTCA GAAAAGTGTGCCCAGTACTGGCCCACAGCTGAGGAAAGGGAGATGGCATTCAGAGACACACGTTTCTTGGTCACGCTGTTGTCAGAGGACACCAAGTCGTACTACACCACCAGAGTGTTGGAGCTGCAGAATATTAGT acaggagagaagagagagatctACCACTTTCATTACACCACGTGGCCTGATTTCGGTGTCCCAGAGTCCCCGGCATCCTTCCTAAACTTCCTCTTCAAAGTGCGGGAGTCAGGAGCATTGGGGGTGGATCACGGGCCGGCTGTGGTGCACTGCAGTGCAGGAATCGGACGATCAGGGACGTTTTCACTAGTTGACACGTGTGTGGTCCTG ATGGACAAGAGGAAAGACCCCTCATCAGTGGACATCAAAAGCATCCTGTTGGACATGAGGAAGTACCGCATGGGCCTGATCCAGACCCCTGACCAGCTGCGCTTCTCCTACATGGCTGTCCTCGAAGGAGCCAAGTACATCAAGGGTGACCCCTCTGTACAG AACCGGTGGCGGGAGCTGTCCAGGGAAGATCAGGAACCGACGTCAGAGTCTCCCCCCTCAGCTCAGCCTCAGGCCAGGTGTCCGACGGAGCGATGCAACGGCAACCAACGGGGAAgtcagctggaggagggaggagactACAGACAGGATGGCAAAGTACCTTCACAGTCTCCCTGCAAGGAACAGGAGCTGGAGGGCAGCACAACACA CAAACGACGCAGAGAAGACAGTATCTCCAAATCAGGCACAGCCAAGACTCCACAAAGCAAGCCCAGGACAAATGACTctgagaagaagagaaaaag GGCGAAAACCAGCGACTGctaa
- the psmg2 gene encoding proteasome assembly chaperone 2 — MFISSQNSAPSFKDFTLVMPAVAVGNVGQLAVDLIVSTLNMSRVGYIHTDCLIPMAGNNPYATCKEDVEELHTPAEVYTATELKLAVLQIRAPIIQKKSKKFSQLLVSWIKASGFSRTVVLSSSHAYQRDDQQLEGTPLRYLVTPALLKGNADALKELGWREMERVAAFPGLTDANTEPRLYIPGGGITKGLYTDSCAEDLPLAVLLLFCSEGDNIPDAFTLVNHLNDWLHLLASPSQKPNKWKIPTSWSLLFGSGFPPALF, encoded by the exons atgtttatCTCCTCACAAAACTCAGCGCCCTCCTTCAAAGACTTCACCCTCGTCATG CCAGCAGTGGCTGTTGGCAATGTGGGTCAGCTGGCTGTGGACCTCATAGTGTCCACTCTCAACATGAGCAGGGTGGgctacatacacacagactgccTCATCCCCATGGCTGGGAACAACCCGTACGCCACCTGCAAAGAGGACGTTGAGGAGCTGCACACCCCTGCAGAAG TTTACACAGCAACAGAACTGAAGTTGGCAGTTCTTCAGATCAGAGCACCAATTATTCAG aaaaaatccaaaaagtTCAGTCAGCTGCTTGTGTCCTGGATCAAAGCCAGCGGGTTCTCCCGGACTGTCGTTCTGTCCAGCAGCCATGCCTACCAGAGGGATGACCAGCAGCTGGAAGG CACCCCTTTGAGGTACCTGGTCACTCCGGCCCTGCTGAAGGGGAACGCAGATGCGTTGAAAGAGCTCGGCTGGAGGGAGATGGAGCGAGTGGCAGCCTTCCCAGGCCTGACAGACGCCAACACAGAGCCGCGCCTCTACATCCCCGGAGGAGGCATAACCAAAGGACTCTACACAGACAG ctgtgcagaggaTCTTCCgctggctgtgctgctgctcttctgttCAGAGGGCGACAACATCCCAGACGCCTTCACGCTCGTCAACCACCTCAACGACTGGCTCCATCTGCTAGCCAGTCCT agccagaagccgAACAAATGGAAGATCCCAACCTCTTGGAGTCTTCTGTTTGGCAGCGGCTTCCCGCCAGCACTGTTCTGA